Proteins from one Limanda limanda chromosome 9, fLimLim1.1, whole genome shotgun sequence genomic window:
- the lhx4 gene encoding LIM/homeobox protein Lhx4, producing MMQSAAVLPTESPVKSLPEILGVPLQQIPQCAGCSQHILDKFILKVLDRHWHSKCLKCADCQTPLADKCFSRAGGVYCKEDFFKRFGTKCASCQQGIPPTQVVRKAQDFVYHLHCFACIMCSRQLATGDEFYLMEDGRLVCKVDYETAKQNDDSEAGTKRPRTTITAKQLETLKSAYKNSPKPARHVREQLSSETGLDMRVVQVWFQNRRAKEKRLKKDAGRHRWSQFYKSVKRSRGGAKVEKESSADDAGLSDSELSFRDDQVLSDLGHTNGLYGSVGDMTSGSVLNGGFSVDAAGQPYHDIRAGSPYGLPQSPSSITSLSGHTPLLNNLGFNMDSLVVQGGAGGVGQALRAMAGGPTSDLSTGSSTGYPDFPTSPASWLDEMDHSQF from the exons ATGATGCAAAGTGCGGCGGTCCTACCGACAGAGAGTCCTGTGAAGAGTTTACCGGAGATTCTCGGAGTGCCACTGCAAC AGATCCCTCAGTGTGCCGGCTGTAGCCAACACATCCTGGACAAGTTCATCCTGAAGGTGCTGGACAGACACTGGCACTCCAAGTGCCTCAAGTGCGCCGACTGCCAGACTCCGCTGGCAGACAAGTGTTTCTCCCGAGCAGGAGGCGTCTACTGCAAAGAGGACTTCTTCAA GCGTTTCGGGACAAAATGTGCATCATGCCAACAGGGGATCCCTCCGACGCAGGTTGTGCGGAAGGCGCAGGACTTTGTGTATCACCTGCACTGCTTCGCCTGCATCATGTGCAGCCGGCAGCTGGCCACTGGGGACGAGTTCTACCTCATGGAGGACGGGAGGCTGGTGTGCAAGGTGGATTATGAAACAGCAAAGCAAAACG ACGACTCGGAGGCGGGGACCAAGCGACCGAGGACCACCATCACcgctaaacagctggagacCCTCAAAAGTGCCTACAAAAACTCTCCGAAGCCAGCACGCCACGTCAGAGAGCAGCTTTCCTCAGAGACGGGACTAGACATGAGAGTGGTGCAG GTTTGGTTCCAGAACCGACGAGCAAAGGAGAAACGCCTGAAGAAAGACGCAGGTCGACATCGCTGGAGTCAGTTTTATAAAAGTGTCAAACGCAGCCGAGGAGGAGCCAAAGTGGAGAAGGAGAGCTCGGCAGACGACGCAGGCCTCAGTGACAGCGAGCTGAGCTTCAGAG ACGACCAGGTCCTGTCCGACCTCGGCCACACCAACGGGCTCTACGGGAGCGTCGGCGACATGACCAGCGGCTCGGTGCTGAACGGAGGCTTCTCTGTGGACGCGGCGGGTCAGCCTTACCACGACATCCGAGCAGGCAGCCCGTACGGACTCCCTCAGTCgccctcctccatcacctctctGTCCGGCCACACCCCTCTCCTCAACAACCTGGGCTTCAACATGGACAGTCTGGTGGTGCAGGGGGGCGCCGGCGGGGTGGGCCAGGCTCTGAGGGCCATGGCGGGGGGGCCCACCTCAGACCTGTCGACGGGCAGCAGTACGGGATACCCGGACTTCCCCACCAGCCCGGCCTCGTGGCTGGACGAGATGGACCATTCCCAGTTTTGA